A region of Planctomicrobium piriforme DNA encodes the following proteins:
- the nuoD gene encoding NADH dehydrogenase (quinone) subunit D: MPLSLVDTQPLATPEEKEYAWTLNFGPQHPATHTTLRIVLTLDGEKVIDAVPHIGYLHSGFEKLGEHLDFNQYVTIVDRMNYISPVANEIAWHQAVEKLIGIELTPRCTYLRTILAELMRIQDHLLNVGATGLDLGAFTAFLYAFQQRENIYEIVEYASGQRFHSSYTRVGGVLFDVNMGWVEKVRKFINEFPKVHAEIHKLLTRNRIFIDRTKGIGVLTPEDAINFSVTGPLARASGVVRDMRKDEPYLAYKDFDFKVVCSRGGDCYARYLVRMEEMLESIKIIHQALENIPSGPVNVDVVSDVVLPAKPAVYRSIEGLIQHFEVIMPNRGYTVPHEEVYAGIEGPAGELGFYIVGNGTTRAYRARTRPPSYIHFAVFPHLIRGHMLSDVVAVLGSLNVIAAELDR; the protein is encoded by the coding sequence ATGCCATTGAGTCTTGTCGACACGCAGCCGCTCGCGACTCCTGAAGAGAAGGAGTACGCCTGGACGTTGAACTTCGGCCCGCAGCATCCCGCAACGCACACCACGCTGCGGATCGTGCTGACGCTGGACGGCGAAAAGGTCATCGACGCCGTCCCGCACATCGGCTACCTGCACTCCGGGTTCGAAAAGCTCGGCGAGCATCTCGACTTCAACCAATACGTCACCATCGTCGACCGGATGAACTACATCTCTCCGGTGGCGAACGAAATTGCCTGGCATCAGGCCGTTGAAAAGCTGATCGGCATCGAACTCACTCCGCGGTGTACTTACCTGCGGACGATTCTCGCCGAACTGATGCGTATTCAGGATCACCTGCTGAACGTTGGCGCCACGGGTCTCGACCTGGGTGCCTTCACGGCGTTCCTCTACGCCTTTCAGCAGCGGGAAAACATCTACGAAATCGTCGAGTACGCTTCGGGGCAGCGGTTTCACAGCAGCTACACCCGCGTCGGCGGCGTGCTGTTTGACGTGAACATGGGCTGGGTCGAGAAGGTTCGGAAGTTCATCAACGAGTTTCCGAAGGTTCACGCCGAAATCCACAAGCTGCTCACCCGCAACCGGATCTTCATCGACCGGACCAAGGGGATCGGCGTGCTGACGCCGGAAGACGCGATCAACTTCAGCGTCACCGGTCCGCTCGCCCGGGCCAGCGGCGTCGTCCGCGACATGCGTAAAGACGAGCCGTATCTCGCGTACAAAGACTTCGACTTCAAGGTCGTCTGCTCCCGCGGCGGCGACTGCTACGCCCGTTACCTGGTGCGCATGGAAGAGATGCTCGAGAGCATCAAGATCATCCATCAGGCGCTCGAAAACATTCCGTCTGGCCCCGTCAACGTGGACGTGGTCAGCGACGTGGTGCTGCCGGCCAAACCGGCGGTGTACCGCAGTATCGAAGGACTGATTCAGCACTTCGAAGTGATTATGCCGAACCGGGGCTACACCGTCCCGCACGAAGAAGTTTACGCGGGGATTGAAGGCCCTGCCGGCGAACTCGGATTTTACATCGTCGGCAACGGCACCACGCGAGCGTACCGGGCACGGACCCGGCCCCCCTCTTACATTCACTTTGCCGTGTTCCCGCACCTGATTCGCGGGCACATGCTCAGCGATGTGGTGGCGGTGCTGGGCAGCTTGAACGTTATTGCGGCGGAACTGGATCGATAA
- a CDS encoding NADH-quinone oxidoreductase subunit C produces the protein MVELSALQQRYGAELTESTFRDNRRIVVPASKVYDVLTGLKQDFGFNLLIDITAIDYLDYPDAEHRFGVVYLLQVVSTTERLIVKTFLDLPKPQLPSVYSLWKGSDWMEREVYDMFGITFVGHPDLRRILMPDEFTAFPLRKDYPLQGRGERHNFPVLTRAES, from the coding sequence GTGGTTGAGTTGTCTGCTCTGCAGCAGCGTTACGGCGCTGAGCTGACCGAGAGTACCTTTCGCGACAACCGTCGCATCGTTGTTCCGGCATCCAAGGTGTACGACGTCCTGACGGGTCTGAAGCAGGACTTTGGCTTCAACCTGCTGATTGATATCACTGCAATCGACTACCTCGATTACCCGGATGCAGAACACCGCTTCGGTGTCGTGTACCTGCTGCAGGTGGTGTCGACCACCGAGCGCCTGATCGTCAAAACGTTTCTCGATCTGCCCAAGCCGCAATTGCCATCTGTCTATTCCCTGTGGAAGGGAAGCGACTGGATGGAGCGCGAAGTCTACGACATGTTCGGCATCACGTTTGTCGGCCATCCCGATCTGCGCCGCATCCTGATGCCAGATGAATTCACCGCCTTTCCGCTGCGGAAAGATTATCCGCTGCAAGGCCGGGGTGAACGTCACAACTTCCCGGTCCTCACTCGGGCGGAAAGCTGA
- a CDS encoding NADH-quinone oxidoreductase subunit B, which produces MAVNLPEGVFMTQADALLNWAANWSRSNSLWPMPFATACCGIELMATAASKHDIARFGAEVMRFSPRQCDLLIVAGRVVMKMLPVLQRIWLQMPEPKWCISMGACACTGGVFDTYAVVQGVDRFIPVDVYVPGCPPRPEQLIAAVMDMQKKIKATGTLMGREFKGETTARGPNPFDLDELKRLRGLPILPDQNLTSPPRGYSGELPMGQFSDMSGRKEGSRG; this is translated from the coding sequence GTGGCGGTAAATCTTCCCGAAGGCGTCTTCATGACGCAGGCCGACGCGCTGCTCAACTGGGCGGCGAACTGGTCACGTTCGAACAGCTTGTGGCCGATGCCGTTCGCCACCGCCTGTTGCGGGATCGAACTGATGGCCACGGCGGCCAGCAAGCACGACATCGCCCGCTTCGGCGCCGAAGTCATGCGATTTTCGCCGCGTCAGTGCGATCTGCTGATCGTCGCTGGCCGCGTGGTGATGAAAATGCTCCCGGTACTCCAGCGAATCTGGCTGCAAATGCCCGAGCCGAAGTGGTGTATCTCGATGGGCGCTTGTGCCTGCACTGGCGGGGTGTTTGATACCTATGCCGTGGTGCAGGGGGTTGACCGCTTCATTCCCGTCGACGTGTATGTGCCCGGCTGTCCTCCGCGTCCTGAGCAGCTCATTGCCGCCGTGATGGACATGCAGAAGAAAATCAAGGCGACCGGCACCCTGATGGGTCGTGAATTCAAGGGTGAAACGACCGCTCGTGGTCCGAATCCATTCGATCTCGATGAGCTCAAGCGTCTCCGCGGGCTGCCGATTCTGCCAGATCAGAATCTGACGAGTCCTCCGCGTGGATACAGCGGCGAATTGCCGATGGGCCAGTTCTCGGATATGTCTGGTCGGAAGGAGGGGTCGCGTGGTTGA
- a CDS encoding NADH-quinone oxidoreductase subunit A, with protein sequence MEGLTPLLIYTVLLVGFVITNIAAAHLVGPRKKTPVKQMPYESGMDPINDARQPYDVKFYLVAILFLVFDVELLFLYPWSVSAFAAAGIPVELRDTVFGIMLVFMFTLAIAYAYAWRKGVFKWR encoded by the coding sequence ATGGAAGGCTTAACTCCGCTTCTGATCTACACGGTTCTTCTCGTCGGCTTTGTCATTACGAATATCGCAGCGGCCCACCTCGTCGGCCCCCGCAAGAAAACGCCCGTCAAGCAGATGCCGTACGAATCGGGCATGGACCCGATCAACGACGCGCGTCAGCCGTACGACGTGAAGTTTTATCTGGTCGCGATTCTGTTCCTCGTCTTTGATGTGGAACTGCTATTCCTGTACCCCTGGTCTGTCAGTGCATTTGCCGCGGCAGGCATCCCGGTTGAATTACGGGATACGGTGTTCGGGATCATGCTGGTCTTCATGTTCACGCTGGCGATCGCTTACGCCTACGCGTGGCGCAAGGGGGTGTTCAAGTGGCGGTAA
- the rpsT gene encoding 30S ribosomal protein S20 — protein MPNTPSAKKALRQSDKRRLLNRAQRSALRTAIKKARTSVETGDAAAAQEALRLATKKLDQAASKNLIHKNTASRTKSRLAKLLSKKTEKKAEA, from the coding sequence ATGCCCAATACACCTAGCGCCAAAAAAGCTCTTCGCCAAAGTGACAAGCGCCGTCTCCTCAACCGGGCTCAGCGTTCCGCTTTGAGAACTGCCATCAAGAAGGCGCGGACTTCGGTTGAAACCGGCGATGCTGCTGCCGCCCAGGAAGCTCTGCGGCTGGCCACCAAGAAGCTCGATCAGGCCGCTTCCAAGAACCTGATCCACAAGAATACCGCCTCACGGACCAAGTCCCGGCTCGCGAAGCTGCTCTCCAAGAAAACAGAAAAGAAGGCGGAAGCCTGA
- a CDS encoding BPSS1187 family protein, with the protein MRVQWLAVLLLVPAVSLKAEDPIAYRDPNPQEYHITARASEIDRRAKPHPEINFVFEKDGKPQDVEHAMVDTRVAPQGKLVIWLMGYNDPLFKQTSSYGLHAIQVHYANGWFSIFGKEPPPPDEKFLGKIRLEAATGQDFSDVVKIPKADGIAERAFQFVKFLAKQNPQAKWDFFLTEDGKGLKWNHVILAGASHGSTTAARFAKHQKVDRVVMFCGPRDQYDNWQALPSATPANRYFGFSHILDGGWSGDHYCRSWELLGLNEFGPTVDIDTAPPPYGNTRRLITAVDVGNNADKAHNCVQPGGNSPKDAEGKFVFEPVWRYMFTHPVDEVGQPTPGDPDCNKDLRPATDKKK; encoded by the coding sequence ATGAGAGTTCAATGGCTGGCGGTGTTGCTGCTTGTTCCCGCAGTATCCTTGAAAGCGGAAGACCCGATCGCCTATCGCGATCCCAACCCGCAGGAGTATCACATCACGGCCCGGGCGAGTGAGATCGACCGCCGCGCCAAGCCGCATCCCGAAATCAATTTTGTCTTCGAGAAAGATGGCAAGCCGCAGGATGTCGAACATGCCATGGTCGACACGCGCGTCGCCCCCCAGGGGAAGCTGGTGATCTGGCTGATGGGCTACAACGATCCGCTCTTCAAGCAGACATCGAGCTACGGCCTGCACGCGATTCAGGTGCATTATGCGAACGGCTGGTTTTCGATCTTTGGCAAGGAACCGCCCCCGCCTGACGAGAAGTTTCTCGGCAAGATCCGACTCGAAGCCGCCACCGGACAGGACTTCAGCGATGTGGTCAAAATCCCCAAGGCCGATGGCATTGCCGAACGGGCGTTCCAGTTCGTGAAGTTTTTGGCGAAGCAGAATCCCCAGGCGAAATGGGATTTCTTTCTAACCGAAGATGGCAAAGGGCTGAAGTGGAATCATGTGATCCTGGCCGGGGCATCCCACGGTTCGACGACAGCAGCCCGCTTCGCCAAGCACCAGAAAGTCGACCGCGTCGTGATGTTCTGCGGCCCGCGGGACCAATACGACAACTGGCAGGCACTGCCGTCAGCGACGCCGGCGAATCGCTATTTTGGTTTCAGCCACATCCTTGACGGCGGCTGGTCGGGCGACCATTACTGCCGTTCCTGGGAGCTGCTGGGCCTGAACGAATTCGGCCCGACCGTCGATATCGATACAGCGCCGCCCCCATACGGCAATACGCGGCGGCTGATCACGGCAGTGGATGTTGGCAACAATGCTGACAAGGCCCATAACTGCGTCCAGCCGGGCGGCAATTCTCCCAAGGATGCCGAAGGAAAGTTCGTCTTCGAGCCCGTCTGGCGGTACATGTTCACTCACCCGGTGGATGAAGTCGGCCAGCCGACGCCGGGAGACCCTGACTGCAACAAAGACCTGCGTCCCGCGACCGACAAGAAAAAGTAG